From Neobacillus sp. PS2-9, the proteins below share one genomic window:
- a CDS encoding aminotransferase class I/II-fold pyridoxal phosphate-dependent enzyme, with amino-acid sequence MSQNQTPLFSGLLEHAKKNPTQFHIPGHKKGAGMDPEFRQFIGDNALSIDLINIGPLDDLHSPKGMIKKAQELAAEAFGADHTFFSVQGTSGAIIAMVMAVCGPGEKIIVPRNVHKSIMSAIVFSGSIPVFIHPEIDRELGISHGITPESVERALQQHPDAKGVLVINPTYFGISGDLKKIVEITHSYNIPVLVDEAHGVHIHFHDELPLSAMQAGADIAATSVHKLGGSMTQSSILNVREGLVSAKHVQSILSMLTTTSTSYLLLASLDTARKQLATNGKELIDRTIKLAQSTRKKINEIEHIRCIGEEILGSNATFDYDPTKLIISVKDLGLTGYDVEKWLREKHNIEVELSDLYNILCIITLGDTEVETNLLVKALKELAEECEHRPTKIEPVEVLLPEIPVLALTPRDAFYAETEVIPFEESEGRIIAEFVMVYPPGIPIFIPGEIITKENLHYIKENLEAGLPVQGPEDDEMKTIHVIKEYKAIK; translated from the coding sequence TTGTCACAAAATCAAACACCGTTATTTAGCGGTTTACTGGAACATGCAAAAAAAAATCCCACCCAGTTTCATATTCCTGGACATAAAAAAGGGGCTGGAATGGACCCAGAGTTTCGCCAATTTATCGGCGATAACGCCCTATCTATTGACCTTATTAACATTGGTCCCCTTGATGACTTACATTCACCTAAGGGAATGATTAAAAAAGCACAGGAACTAGCAGCAGAAGCATTTGGTGCCGATCATACCTTCTTTTCTGTTCAAGGTACTAGCGGTGCCATTATCGCGATGGTAATGGCTGTTTGTGGACCTGGTGAGAAAATCATTGTTCCAAGAAATGTTCATAAATCTATAATGTCAGCTATTGTTTTTTCTGGATCTATTCCTGTGTTTATTCATCCTGAAATCGATAGAGAATTAGGAATTTCTCACGGAATTACTCCTGAATCAGTGGAACGGGCATTACAGCAACACCCAGATGCAAAAGGGGTATTAGTCATCAATCCCACCTACTTCGGAATTTCTGGAGACCTAAAGAAAATCGTTGAAATTACCCATTCCTACAATATTCCTGTTTTAGTAGATGAAGCACATGGTGTTCACATTCATTTTCATGACGAACTTCCTCTTTCAGCCATGCAGGCTGGTGCTGATATAGCTGCAACTAGCGTCCACAAACTAGGTGGCTCTATGACTCAGAGTTCCATTTTAAATGTACGTGAGGGCTTAGTCTCTGCCAAGCATGTACAATCGATTTTAAGCATGCTTACAACGACTTCAACATCTTATTTATTATTAGCATCACTTGATACTGCCCGAAAGCAATTAGCAACAAACGGGAAGGAGTTAATTGATCGTACAATCAAATTAGCGCAATCCACTCGTAAAAAAATTAATGAAATTGAACATATTCGTTGCATCGGTGAAGAAATTTTAGGCTCTAATGCCACATTTGATTACGATCCGACCAAACTAATCATCTCAGTGAAAGATTTAGGGTTAACCGGTTATGATGTTGAGAAATGGTTGAGAGAAAAGCATAACATTGAAGTAGAGCTTTCTGACCTGTATAACATCCTTTGTATCATCACACTTGGTGACACAGAAGTAGAAACAAATCTTTTAGTAAAAGCCCTGAAAGAGCTTGCTGAGGAATGTGAACACCGTCCAACAAAGATTGAACCAGTGGAGGTTCTGTTACCTGAAATTCCTGTGCTGGCTTTAACCCCTAGAGATGCTTTTTATGCAGAGACTGAAGTGATTCCATTCGAGGAATCTGAAGGAAGAATTATCGCGGAATTTGTTATGGTGTATCCTCCAGGTATTCCTATTTTTATCCCAGGTGAGATTATCACTAAGGAAAATCTTCATTACATTAAGGAAAATCTAGAAGCTGGCCTACCTGTACAAGGGCCAGAGGATGATGAAATGAAAACCATCCATGTAATAAAAGAGTATAAAGCAATTAAATAA
- a CDS encoding GapA-binding peptide SR1P yields the protein MGTLVCQTCNSTIDHFEDEKVTVLYSKCNCCDNHHIEEEV from the coding sequence ATGGGTACACTTGTATGCCAAACTTGTAACTCTACTATTGATCATTTTGAAGATGAAAAAGTAACGGTACTATACTCTAAATGCAATTGCTGTGATAACCACCATATCGAAGAAGAAGTATAA
- a CDS encoding DUF3055 domain-containing protein: MELFDKLYDEHENAKVRFIGFTTEDTRYDFGIIYTNMFFGKPLVICMQTGRSTLLDPKDIEDIDYLQTVFRIPDKEQAVDLAEFFRETLPSIPFVTQYE; encoded by the coding sequence ATGGAACTATTTGATAAGCTCTATGATGAGCATGAAAATGCAAAAGTGAGGTTCATTGGTTTCACTACTGAAGATACTCGTTATGACTTTGGAATTATTTATACCAATATGTTTTTTGGAAAGCCTCTTGTGATTTGCATGCAAACCGGACGCTCCACACTCCTCGACCCCAAAGATATTGAAGATATTGATTACCTTCAAACTGTATTCCGTATTCCTGATAAAGAGCAGGCAGTTGATCTAGCTGAATTTTTTAGAGAAACACTACCGTCCATTCCTTTTGTTACCCAATATGAGTAG
- a CDS encoding DUF1885 family protein: MAVNAFIKLVPSSAKQTITIDEVKELFYYYKDITSKTGNQVSWEFGESAFPYDIKETEDGKGKWFYLQANLERYYAILIGVDTESVQNDDGVISEQTYIQVTLPEQSTYGDKGKANEFCKFLAKKLQGELHLFNERVMYYYPRK; encoded by the coding sequence ATGGCTGTTAATGCATTTATTAAGCTCGTGCCTTCATCTGCAAAACAAACGATAACCATTGATGAGGTTAAGGAATTATTTTATTACTATAAAGATATTACATCCAAAACAGGCAATCAGGTAAGCTGGGAATTTGGAGAATCTGCCTTTCCTTATGACATCAAAGAAACGGAAGACGGTAAAGGGAAATGGTTTTACTTACAAGCCAATCTAGAACGTTACTATGCCATACTAATTGGTGTTGATACGGAATCGGTTCAAAATGATGACGGTGTTATAAGTGAACAAACATACATACAAGTCACTCTTCCTGAACAATCCACTTATGGAGATAAAGGAAAAGCAAATGAATTCTGTAAATTTCTTGCTAAAAAGCTGCAAGGCGAGCTTCATCTTTTTAATGAAAGAGTCATGTATTATTACCCAAGAAAATAA
- the lpdA gene encoding dihydrolipoyl dehydrogenase has product MVVGDFPIETDTIVIGSGPGGYVAAIRAAQLGQKVTIVEKEYIGGVCLNVGCIPSKALISAGHRYETAVHSESFGITAENVKVDFSKVQEFKAGVVKKLTGGVEGLLKGNKVNVVRGEAYFVDANTLRVMDETSAQTYTFKNAIVATGSRPIELPAFKYSKRVLNSTGALNLNEIPEKIVVIGGGVIGIELGGAYANFGTQVTVLEGADEILGMGVFDKQMAALVKKTMKKKGAEFYTKAFAKGVEETENGVVVTFETKGEEKKIEADYVFVMVGRRPNTDEMGLEEAGVKLSDRGLIEIDKQCRTSLSNIYAIGDVVAGPQLAHKASYEAKIAAEAIAGHPSEIDYLGIPAVVFSDPELAQVGYTESQAKEEGIEVVAAKFPFAANGRALSLDSADGFLKLITRKEDGLVIGAQIAGASASDMIAELGLAIEAGMTAEDLAMTIHAHPTLGEITMEAAEVALGSPIHIIK; this is encoded by the coding sequence ATGGTAGTTGGAGATTTCCCAATTGAAACAGATACTATAGTCATCGGTTCCGGTCCTGGAGGATATGTTGCCGCAATCCGCGCTGCTCAGCTTGGACAAAAAGTGACCATTGTTGAAAAGGAATATATTGGTGGTGTATGTCTAAATGTTGGATGTATCCCTTCAAAAGCCTTAATTTCTGCGGGTCACCGTTATGAAACAGCTGTACATTCTGAATCTTTCGGAATTACAGCTGAAAATGTTAAGGTTGATTTTTCAAAGGTACAAGAATTCAAAGCTGGTGTTGTTAAGAAATTAACTGGTGGCGTTGAAGGATTACTAAAAGGCAATAAAGTGAATGTTGTTCGTGGTGAAGCGTACTTTGTAGATGCCAATACACTTCGTGTAATGGATGAAACATCTGCACAAACATATACCTTTAAAAATGCTATCGTTGCAACTGGATCACGTCCAATTGAATTACCAGCATTTAAATATTCAAAGCGTGTTCTAAATTCTACAGGTGCTCTTAATCTAAATGAAATTCCTGAAAAGATCGTTGTTATTGGCGGCGGTGTTATTGGGATTGAACTTGGTGGCGCCTATGCAAACTTTGGCACGCAAGTAACTGTTTTAGAGGGTGCCGATGAAATTTTAGGCATGGGAGTATTTGATAAGCAAATGGCTGCTCTTGTTAAGAAAACGATGAAGAAAAAAGGTGCGGAATTCTATACAAAAGCATTTGCCAAGGGTGTCGAAGAAACTGAAAACGGCGTAGTGGTAACATTTGAAACAAAAGGCGAAGAAAAGAAAATCGAAGCTGATTATGTTTTTGTAATGGTTGGCCGTCGTCCAAACACTGATGAAATGGGCTTAGAGGAAGCTGGAGTGAAGTTAAGCGACCGTGGCTTAATTGAAATTGACAAGCAATGCCGTACAAGCTTAAGCAATATTTATGCAATTGGTGATGTTGTTGCTGGTCCTCAACTAGCACATAAGGCATCATATGAAGCGAAAATTGCTGCTGAAGCGATTGCTGGTCATCCGTCTGAAATTGATTATTTAGGAATTCCAGCAGTTGTTTTCTCAGATCCTGAGTTAGCACAGGTAGGATATACTGAAAGTCAAGCAAAAGAAGAAGGCATCGAAGTGGTTGCTGCTAAATTCCCATTTGCAGCAAACGGCCGTGCGCTTTCTCTAGACAGTGCTGACGGTTTCTTAAAGCTTATTACACGTAAAGAAGATGGTCTTGTAATTGGTGCTCAAATTGCCGGAGCAAGCGCTTCTGATATGATTGCTGAACTTGGTCTTGCCATTGAAGCAGGAATGACAGCGGAAGACTTAGCGATGACAATTCATGCTCACCCAACACTTGGTGAAATTACAATGGAAGCTGCTGAAGTTGCCCTAGGCAGCCCAATCCATATCATTAAATAA
- a CDS encoding dihydrolipoamide acetyltransferase family protein, whose product MPDIGEGIHEGEIVKWFIKPGDKVQEDDVLCEIQNDKAVVEIPSPVEGTVLEVLIGEGTVATVGQVLVTFDAPGYENLQFKGDHGDEEPKQEAPAAPAPEAKQEATPAPAAAPAPAVAAQPAVEVDPNRRIIAMPSVRKYAREKGVQIALVAGTGNNGRILKNDIDAFLSGGAAAAPQAAPQAAEAVEEAPKAAAAPTPIPQGEYPETREKMSGIRKAIAKAMVNSKHTAPHVTLMDEIDVTKLVAHRKKFKEVAAAKGIKLTFLPYIVKALTSALREFPALNTSLDDATNEIIHKHYYNIGIAADTEKGLLVPVVKDADRKSVFTISNEINELAGKARDGKLAPNEMKGASCTISNIGSAGGQWFTPVINHPEVAILGVGRIAEKPIVRNGEIVAAPVLALSLSFDHRMIDGATAQNAMNHIKRLLNDPELLLMEA is encoded by the coding sequence ATGCCTGACATCGGTGAAGGTATTCATGAAGGGGAAATCGTAAAATGGTTCATCAAACCAGGCGATAAAGTCCAAGAAGACGACGTACTTTGCGAAATACAAAATGATAAAGCAGTAGTTGAAATTCCTTCTCCAGTAGAGGGAACAGTTTTGGAAGTTTTAATTGGCGAAGGAACTGTAGCGACTGTTGGACAGGTACTCGTAACATTTGATGCTCCAGGATATGAAAATCTACAATTCAAAGGTGACCATGGTGATGAGGAGCCTAAACAAGAAGCGCCAGCAGCGCCAGCACCAGAAGCTAAGCAAGAAGCTACACCTGCACCAGCAGCAGCACCTGCGCCAGCAGTAGCAGCCCAACCTGCAGTGGAAGTAGATCCAAATCGTCGTATTATCGCTATGCCATCTGTTCGTAAATATGCACGTGAAAAAGGTGTTCAGATCGCCTTAGTTGCAGGAACAGGTAACAATGGACGTATTTTGAAGAATGATATTGATGCCTTCTTAAGTGGAGGAGCAGCAGCAGCGCCACAGGCGGCACCACAAGCAGCAGAAGCAGTGGAGGAAGCTCCTAAGGCAGCAGCAGCACCAACTCCAATTCCACAAGGGGAATATCCAGAAACACGTGAGAAGATGAGCGGTATCCGTAAGGCGATTGCAAAAGCAATGGTTAACTCTAAGCACACTGCTCCACACGTAACTCTTATGGATGAAATCGATGTTACGAAACTTGTTGCACACCGTAAGAAATTCAAGGAAGTAGCTGCGGCAAAAGGCATCAAGCTTACTTTCTTACCATATATCGTAAAAGCATTAACAAGTGCATTAAGAGAGTTCCCTGCTTTAAATACATCTCTTGATGATGCAACAAATGAAATTATCCACAAGCACTACTACAACATCGGAATTGCAGCAGATACTGAAAAAGGTCTATTAGTTCCAGTTGTAAAAGATGCTGATCGTAAGTCAGTCTTCACAATTTCAAATGAAATTAATGAATTGGCTGGAAAAGCTCGTGATGGAAAACTTGCTCCAAATGAAATGAAGGGTGCATCTTGCACAATTTCCAACATCGGTTCTGCTGGCGGTCAATGGTTTACACCAGTTATTAACCATCCAGAAGTAGCTATCCTTGGTGTAGGTCGTATTGCAGAAAAACCAATCGTTCGAAATGGCGAAATTGTTGCGGCTCCTGTGTTAGCATTATCGTTAAGCTTCGACCACCGAATGATTGATGGTGCAACAGCGCAAAACGCAATGAATCATATTAAACGTTTATTGAACGATCCAGAACTATTGTTAATGGAGGCGTAA
- a CDS encoding alpha-ketoacid dehydrogenase subunit beta — MAQMTMIQAITDALRTELRNDPKTLVFGEDVGVNGGVFRATEGLHKEFGEDRVFDTPLAESGIGGLSIGLALTGFRPIPEIQFFGFVFEVMDSIAGQMSRMRYRSGGRYNMPITVRSPFGGGVHTPELHSDSLEGLMAQTPGLKVVVPSTPYDAKGLLLSAIRDNDPVVFLEHLKLYRAFRQEVPEEEYTIPLGKADVKREGTDLSIITYGAMVHESLKAADELAKEGHSVEVVDLRTISPLDIDTIIASVEKTGRAIVVQEAQKQAGVAANVVAEINDRAILSLEAPVLRVTAADTIYPFSQAESVWLPNYKDVIETAKKVLTF, encoded by the coding sequence ATGGCTCAAATGACAATGATTCAAGCAATCACTGATGCATTAAGAACTGAGTTGCGCAACGATCCTAAAACACTCGTTTTTGGGGAAGACGTTGGTGTTAATGGCGGAGTATTCCGTGCAACTGAAGGACTTCATAAAGAGTTTGGGGAAGATCGTGTGTTTGATACACCACTTGCTGAATCTGGTATTGGTGGGTTATCAATTGGTCTTGCTTTAACAGGTTTCCGTCCAATCCCTGAAATTCAATTCTTCGGATTTGTTTTTGAAGTAATGGATTCTATTGCTGGACAAATGTCACGTATGCGTTACCGTTCTGGTGGCCGTTACAATATGCCGATAACTGTTCGTTCTCCGTTTGGTGGTGGGGTACATACACCTGAACTTCACTCAGACAGCTTAGAGGGGTTAATGGCCCAAACACCTGGTCTGAAGGTTGTTGTTCCTTCAACACCTTATGATGCAAAAGGATTATTATTGTCAGCGATTCGTGACAATGACCCAGTTGTATTCTTAGAGCATTTAAAATTATATCGTGCATTCCGTCAGGAAGTTCCTGAAGAAGAGTATACAATTCCACTTGGAAAAGCGGATGTAAAACGTGAAGGTACAGATTTATCTATCATTACTTACGGTGCTATGGTCCATGAGTCATTAAAAGCTGCAGATGAATTAGCTAAAGAAGGACACTCTGTAGAAGTTGTAGATTTACGTACAATTAGCCCGCTTGATATCGATACAATTATTGCTTCTGTTGAAAAAACAGGTCGTGCCATTGTTGTTCAAGAAGCACAAAAACAAGCAGGGGTCGCAGCTAACGTAGTTGCTGAGATTAACGATCGTGCCATCCTTAGCTTAGAAGCACCAGTATTACGTGTTACTGCTGCAGATACAATTTATCCTTTCTCACAAGCTGAATCTGTATGGCTTCCAAACTATAAAGACGTAATCGAAACAGCTAAAAAAGTTTTAACTTTCTAA
- the pdhA gene encoding pyruvate dehydrogenase (acetyl-transferring) E1 component subunit alpha — protein MASKTQNAQLNAKKALEAVEDQFQTLQILNEEGEVVNEAAMPELSDEQLQELMRRMVYTRILDQRSISLNRQGRLGFYAPTAGQEASQLASQFALEKEDFILPGYRDVPQMIWHGLPLYQAFLFSRGHFQGNKIPEGVNVISPQIIIGAQIIQAAGVALGMKKNGAKSVAITYTGDGGASQGDFYEGLNFAGAFKAPAIFVVQNNRFAISTPVEKQSAAKTVAQKAVAAGIPGIQVDGMDPLAVYAATRDARERAINGEGPTLIETLTYRYGPHTMAGDDPTRYRTSDLDNEWEKKDPLVRFRKFLEKKGIWNEEKENEVIEKAKEDIKEAIKQADAAPKQKVTDLMSIMYEEMPHNLKEQYEIYQAKESK, from the coding sequence ATGGCTTCTAAAACTCAGAATGCCCAGCTTAATGCTAAAAAAGCACTCGAAGCTGTAGAGGATCAATTTCAAACACTTCAAATTCTTAATGAAGAAGGTGAAGTTGTAAACGAAGCAGCAATGCCTGAGCTATCAGATGAGCAGCTTCAGGAATTAATGCGTCGTATGGTATATACACGAATTCTTGACCAAAGATCCATTTCTTTAAATCGTCAAGGAAGACTAGGTTTCTATGCGCCAACTGCTGGCCAGGAAGCATCTCAACTAGCATCACAGTTTGCATTAGAAAAAGAAGACTTCATCTTACCAGGTTATCGTGATGTTCCTCAAATGATTTGGCATGGTCTTCCATTATACCAAGCATTCTTATTCTCTCGTGGACACTTCCAAGGAAATAAAATTCCAGAAGGTGTTAACGTTATTTCTCCACAAATCATTATTGGTGCTCAAATCATCCAAGCTGCAGGTGTTGCCCTTGGTATGAAAAAGAATGGTGCAAAATCTGTAGCGATTACTTATACAGGTGATGGCGGAGCTTCTCAAGGTGACTTCTATGAAGGTCTAAACTTTGCGGGTGCGTTCAAGGCTCCAGCTATTTTCGTTGTTCAAAATAACCGTTTTGCTATTTCTACTCCAGTTGAAAAACAATCAGCAGCTAAAACTGTTGCTCAAAAAGCTGTTGCTGCAGGTATTCCTGGAATTCAAGTTGATGGTATGGACCCACTAGCTGTTTACGCTGCTACTCGTGATGCTCGTGAACGTGCGATTAATGGTGAAGGACCTACTTTAATTGAGACTTTAACATATCGTTATGGCCCGCACACAATGGCAGGTGATGACCCAACTCGTTACCGTACGTCTGACCTAGATAATGAGTGGGAAAAGAAGGATCCTTTAGTACGTTTCCGTAAGTTCCTAGAAAAGAAAGGAATTTGGAACGAAGAAAAAGAGAACGAAGTAATCGAAAAAGCAAAAGAAGATATTAAAGAGGCGATTAAACAAGCGGACGCGGCTCCTAAGCAAAAGGTAACCGACCTAATGTCCATTATGTACGAAGAAATGCCTCATAACCTTAAAGAACAATATGAAATTTATCAAGCAAAGGAGTCGAAGTAA
- a CDS encoding YkyA family protein has translation MLFKSKWRFFISVIAVIFIISGCQAKETPEEKMYDVLEKVVDKEKVFEEQQDPLVKLEEEEKVLYNQIIKLGMKEYDQIVKLSDKALTLTEKRKTLMEKETNSIKDSEKEFKKVAVIKEDLDNQELKKLANDLYDTMTKRYEAHEVLYKEYTEALKNDKELYEMFKNKDLPLEDLEAKVVQLNDNYKKVFEANENFNNLTEQYNDKKLAFYKKAGLNPDK, from the coding sequence GTGTTATTTAAAAGCAAATGGCGTTTTTTTATTTCTGTAATAGCTGTCATTTTTATTATATCTGGATGCCAGGCTAAAGAAACACCTGAAGAAAAGATGTATGATGTGTTGGAGAAGGTTGTAGACAAAGAAAAGGTTTTTGAGGAACAGCAGGACCCCCTAGTTAAATTAGAGGAAGAAGAGAAAGTTCTTTATAATCAGATAATCAAACTAGGTATGAAAGAATATGACCAAATAGTCAAGCTCTCCGACAAAGCACTGACTTTGACTGAGAAAAGAAAAACACTTATGGAAAAAGAAACAAACAGCATAAAGGATTCTGAAAAAGAATTTAAGAAAGTGGCTGTAATTAAAGAGGATTTGGATAATCAAGAGTTAAAAAAACTAGCTAATGACCTTTACGATACCATGACTAAAAGATATGAAGCACATGAGGTATTGTATAAAGAATATACTGAGGCTTTAAAAAATGATAAAGAACTATATGAGATGTTTAAGAATAAAGACCTTCCCTTAGAAGATTTAGAAGCAAAGGTTGTTCAGCTTAATGATAATTACAAAAAAGTCTTTGAAGCAAATGAAAACTTTAACAATTTAACAGAACAATACAATGATAAGAAGCTGGCTTTTTATAAAAAAGCGGGTCTAAATCCGGATAAATAG
- the def gene encoding peptide deformylase: MLTMEDIIRDGHPTLRKVAAEVVMPPSEEDKQILSGLLEYVINSQNNEIASKYGLRPGIGLAAPQINVSKRMIAVHVTDEKGVLYSYALFNPKIVSHSVEKAYLQTGEGCLSVDEAIPGFVPRYARITVKGINLNGEEVKIRLKGLPAICFQHEIDHLNGVMFYDLIDKQEPLRPIDGATAIER; this comes from the coding sequence ATGTTAACGATGGAGGATATTATTCGAGATGGCCATCCAACTCTAAGAAAAGTGGCTGCGGAAGTTGTTATGCCGCCATCAGAAGAAGATAAACAAATATTATCCGGTTTACTGGAATACGTTATAAACAGCCAGAATAATGAAATTGCTTCCAAATATGGTTTGCGTCCTGGAATAGGTTTAGCTGCTCCACAAATTAATGTTTCCAAGCGAATGATTGCGGTGCATGTAACAGATGAAAAAGGTGTGCTCTATAGTTATGCTCTTTTTAATCCAAAGATTGTCAGTCATTCCGTTGAAAAGGCATATCTACAAACAGGTGAAGGTTGTCTCTCTGTAGACGAAGCCATCCCAGGCTTTGTTCCTAGATATGCAAGAATTACAGTGAAAGGTATTAATCTTAATGGCGAAGAGGTTAAAATTCGTCTAAAGGGTTTACCTGCTATTTGTTTTCAACATGAAATCGACCACTTAAATGGTGTGATGTTTTACGACCTTATTGATAAGCAAGAACCATTAAGACCAATTGATGGAGCAACAGCAATTGAACGTTAA